From a single Stomoxys calcitrans chromosome 4, idStoCalc2.1, whole genome shotgun sequence genomic region:
- the LOC106092799 gene encoding putative vitellogenin receptor isoform X1, whose amino-acid sequence MAGSLQRPLYNVHKKSFTVNACTAAKGGKSLSWMSQLHWHLAAGICVTIIISSMSQVVQAGRCNVNQYACKDGSCIPKSKMCDGRYDCSDNSDEIDCDFKMCRKPNWFQCSTPHGPCLSSDLLCNDIENCPGGEDEANCPHHERSGVTDFGIGGWLTIHRDCTQYEYTCKSDKLCIPLNFMCDGKKDCTDNSDEEAGCLNAEANCAGFFCANKRCLESKRWVCDGNDDCGDGSDEKICADTCIPQLDKFLCRDNMTCLPLEKACDGNVDCPDRSDESFRCNQTANSCKTKTCPPAAMCKMMPQTGAECICPKGFKHSKRDDLCVDIDECVEQYGVCSQMCVNTPGRYRCLCDEGYRLREDNHTCEAVGEEALLLYTTQVTVMGVHLRSRRVYTVAKNLTKVIGVAYNGEHIYWTNIQNEAESIVRANPDGSQQEILLTSGLDAPEDLAVDWLTGNIYFSDNVMHHIAVCSNDGHYCTVLVTEDVHQPRGVALWPQRAQIFWSDWGVTPMIARASMDGTNSKRLVTDKIHWPNGVALDVHSERIYWVDAKLATIESVRSDGTDRRTVLEDILKHPYGLAIFEEKLFWSDWGTKSVHSCNKFTGKDHKIITKDRTIYALHIYHSAKQPKIPHACERARCSHLCLLAENNSYSCACPDGMQLGPNRMRCMRTQKKQRLFLGVRSNLVQMEHTTFGRHTISSTNALDVFVHELAFNSINNTVFIADNYQHVIAEFEVKGEKLTKLVRGNLGNVTALAFDHLAYNLYWSDSERHVIEVFSLQTKQRAIVCFFSGLEAPISLAVMPEDGMMFIALKSRRHVHIDQRSLNGQGDHVHVFEDELGDDDIEFAVDYETNTLYWADSDLGRISFTDYRNLHAYTFRGRLKRPYSIAIVDEDLFWTELKSNTIHWTHKSNMGPLKRFDLIVNRELYSAVSLPTKIPLLASSPPNVVDHPCQHWNGGCSHICVTLGKFASSCLCPAGLVFKDASNRTCIEALDCEFRCNTGECLTLSRKCNGRPDCPDASDEANCDPAKGKKPQVICAVGEFRCRNGEQCIEGDKRCDGKGQCKDRSDEDHCQNFDKSKFCHRHQHVCDNGNCVDFSVMCDGTNDCGDNSDEKDCKTIRGKEASTEKMACDKDMFQCNTGTCLAKSWECDGKIDCIDGSDEHDKCGIKECPPKTMHKCLLGQCIDRSLVCDGNNDCGDTSDEQNCDMTYGMKRKMTCGSEKFPMFQCSSDPNVCLEMSAKCNGSAECPRGDDEAECGHICSIYEFQCKTSKECVRNEFRCDHEKDCTDGSDEDHCEHHRAWNGTTGTQPSNEKACDPKMFDCGNGRCVDESRVCNGFEDCENGADEGPLCKTACDPKSGQRMCQNKCRATPSGAVCSCFNGYKLDSDRRTCLDVNECEELDPCAQVCENNLGSYRCSCYPEFMMRPDKTSCKSIESEKSLLFSTYDEVRSMTEQPIMLKVAWKANDSKINGFDVNIRTRKGYFTTDMENILYMVDVDTGIVMAALHVEMPSKVAVDWITGNVYVISRSSQYRIEVCSFTAKMCGALVKMQPHETLKTLAVDAYNRKLFFVIMEAHAFGSHKSRIASTSLDGGGKRETLLYKDMTYITTLACDPYKKVLYYTESISKTLQSISYRNGAERTPTTLIHKGNVVMHPSGLTWYENQVFIVNLGAKEAVHCYLYGSKTCKAFNLNILNAEDIMVDGISRQPMNRNPCVMARCRGMCVLTEFSYECMCGDFIVSESKVCDSTNAISSSVLLKQQSSDGHEGATSHVGVFVTLMLLLAAFAICGLGYFYYRRKGQGRDFIRNLQFQNPLSSILPHSRASKTATMDSGLISSATGSSTGTTTASFDVDHDKMYFGSKIQNFLSRTTSNNNTEIHLETSKPRSVVSEGPSDALLPNILVEDTYDDITQPDDMVGGTRLVP is encoded by the exons AT GGCTGGTAGTCTACAAAGACCGTTATATAATGTGCACAAAAAATCATTTACCGTCAACGCCTGCACTGCAGCCAAAGGTGGCAAAAGTTTGAGCTGGATGTCACAACTTCATTGGCATCTGGCTGCAGGCATTTGTGTGACTATCATCATTTCATCTATGAGTCAAGTCGTTCAAGCTGGTCGTTGTAACGTCAATCAATATGCCTGCAAAGATGGTAGCTGCATTCCGAAAAGCAAAATGTGTGATGGTCGCTATGATTGCTCTGATAATTCAGATGAAATTGATTGTG ACTTCAAAATGTGCCGCAAGCCCAATTGGTTTCAATGCTCTACACCACATGGGCCCTGCTTATCTTCGGATCTGTTGTGCAATGACATTGAAAATTGCCCCGGTGGCGAAGATGAGGCCAATTGTCCACATCACGAGCGCAGTGGAGTCACTGATTTTGGCATCGGTGGCTGGCTGACCATACATCGTGATTGTACTCAGTACGAGTACacctgcaaatcggacaaattatGCATACCCCTCAATTTTATGTGTGATGGCAAAAAAGATTGCACCGACAATTCAGACGAAGAGGCCGGTTGTCTAAATGCCGAGGCAAATTGTGCGGGCTTCTTTTGTGCCAATAAACGTTGTTTGGAGAGCAAGAGATGGGTATGCGATGGCAATGATGATTGTGGCGATGGAAGTGATGAAAAAATATGTG CCGATACTTGCATCCCTCAGCTGGATAAATTTCTTTGTCGCGACAACATGACATGTCTACCCCTAGAGAAAGCCTGTGATGGCAATGTcgattgtcccgatcgctcagATGAATCGTTCCGTTGCAATCAAACAGCAAACAGCTGTAAAACGAAGACATGTCCCCCGGCAGCCATGTGCAAAATGATGCCACAAACCGGAGCCGAATGCATTTGTCCCAAAGGCTTCAAACATTCCAAGCGTGACGACTTATGTGTGGACATAGATGAGTGTGTCGAACAGTATGGGGTATGCAGTCAAATGTGCGTCAATACACCGGGTAGATATCGCTGCCTGTGCGATGAAGGCTACAGGCTGCGTGAGGATAACCACACCTGTGAGGCGGTCGGTGAGGAGGCTTTACTGCTGTATACAACTCAGGTGACTGTGATGGGAGTGCATCTGAGATCACGACGTGTCTATACAGTGGCTAAGAATCTGACAAAGGTGATAGGAGTGGCATACAATGGAGAGCATATCTACTGGACGAATATACAAAATGAAGCCGAAAGTATAGTGAGGGCAAATCCGGATGGCTCACAACAGGAGATACTATTGACCTCAGGGCTAGATGCTCCCGAAGATTTGGCAGTGGATTGGCTGACTG GCAACATTTACTTTTCGGATAATGTTATGCATCATATAGCCGTCTGCTCCAATGATGGCCACTACTGTACAGTCCTAGTCACCGAAGATGTGCATCAACCTCGCGGTGTTGCTTTGTGGCCGCAACGTGCCCAAATATTTTGGTCTGATTGGGGTGTTACGCCCATGATAGCCCGCGCCTCCATGGATGGCACAAACTCCAAACGTTTGGTCACCGACAAGATTCATTGGCCCAATGGTGTGGCCTTGGATGTGCATAGCGAACGCATCTATTGGGTCGATGCCAAACTGGCTACCATCGAAAGTGTGCGTTCCGATGGCACAGATCGTCGCACCGTTTTGGAAGATATACTTAAACATCCCTATGGTCTGGCCATTTTCGAAGAGAAGTTGTTTTGGTCCGACTGGGGTACCAAGTCCGTACACTCCTGCAATAAGTTCACGGGAAAAGATCACAAGATCATAACCAAAGATCGCACAATTTATGCTTTGCACATTTACCATTCGGCCAAGCAGCCGAAAATACCACACGCCTGTGAAAGGGCTCGTTGCTCCCATCTCTGCTTGCTGGCGGAGAATAACAGCTACTCGTGTGCCTGTCCCGACGGCATGCAGTTGGGACCCAATCGTATGCGCTGCATGCGAACTCAAAAGAAACAGCGTTTGTTCTTGGGTGTGCGCAGCAATCTGGTGCAGATGGAGCACACCACCTTTGGTCGTCACACCATATCCTCCACCAATGCCCTTGACGTGTTCGTCCACGAATTGGCCTTCAACAGCATCAATAATACTGTTTTCATAGCAGATAACTATCAGCATGTCATTGCTGAGTTTGAGGTGAAAGGAGAGAAACTAACGAAACTTGTGCGTGGTAATTTGGGCAATGTGACAGCCTTGGCTTTTG ATCACTTGGCCTATAATCTGTACTGGAGTGACTCTGAAAGGCATGTCATTGAGGTCTTCTCCCTACAAACCAAACAGAGGGCCATAGTTTGCTTTTTCTCCGGCTTGGAGGCCCCCATAAGTTTGGCTGTTATGCCTGAAGATGG CATGATGTTTATCGCTTTGAAGTCCCGTCGCCATGTCCACATCGATCAAAGATCTTTGAACGGACAGGGAGATCATGTCCATGTCTTTGAGGATGAATTGGGTGATGATGACATTGAATTTGCTGTTGACTACGAAACAAATACCCTATACTGGGCCGACAGTGATCTGGGGCGCATCTCCTTTACCGACTATCGTAATCTGCATGCCTACACCTTTAGAGGACGCCTGAAGAGGCCCTACTCCATAGCCATAGTGGATGAGGATTTGTTCTGGACCGAATTGAAATCCAATACCATACactggacccataaaagcaacatgggTCCCCTCAAACGTTTCGACCTAATAGTCAATCGGGAGCTATACAGTGCGGTTTCCTTGCCGACCAAAATACCTCTGCTGGCCAGTTCCCCACCCAATGTGGTGGATCATCCTTGCCAGCATTGGAATGGTGGATGTTCTCACATTTGTGTTACcctaggcaaatttgcatctaGCTGCCTATGTCCAGCTGGCTTGGTCTTCAAGGATGCCAGCAATAGAACTTGCATTGAGGCTTTGGACTGTGAGTTCCGCTGTAATACGGGTGAATGTTTGACGTTATCACGCAAATGCAATGGACGCCCAGACTGCCCTGATGCTTCAGATGAAGCAAATTGTGATCCAGCCAAAGGTAAAAAGCCCCAGGTCATTTGTGCTGTGGGCGAATTCAGATGTCGCAATGGGGAACAGTGTATAGAGGGAGATAAGAGATGTGATGGCAAGGGTCAATGTAAAGATCGTTCCGACGAAGATCATTGTCAGAATTTTG ATAAATCCAAGTTTTGCCACCGTCATCAACATGTTTGCGATAATGGCAACTGTGTTGACTTTAGCGTTATGTGCGATGGCACCAATGATTGTGGCGATAATTCCGATGAGAAAGATTGCAAAACCATACGCGGCAAAGAAGCTAGCACCGAAAAGATGGCCTGCGATAAGGATATGTTCCAGTGTAATACCGGAACTTGTTTGGCCAAAAGTTGGGAGTGTGATGGAAAAATTGATTGCATAGATGGTTCAGATGAGCATGACAAGTGTG GAATCAAAGAATGTCCTCCTAAAACTATGCACAAATGCCTCCTGGGTCAGTGCATTGATCGCAGCCTGGTATGTGATGGCAACAACGATTGTGGAGATACATCCGATGAACAAAACTGTGATATGACTTATGGTATGAAACGCAAAATGACTTGTGGCAGCGAAAAGTTTCCCATGTTTCAGTGCTCCAGTGATCCGAATGTCTGCCTAGAAATGAGTGCCAAATGCAATGGATCCGCCGAATGTCCACGTGGCGATGATGAAGCCGAATGTGGTCACATTTGCAGCATCTATGAATTCCAATGCAAAACAAGCAAGGAGTGTGTGCGCAATGAGTTCCGTTGTGATCACGAAAAAGATTGCACCGATGGCTCCGACGAAGATCATTGCGAACATCATCGTGCTTGGAATGGTACCACAGGCACTCAACCTTCAAACGAAAAGGCTTGTGATCCGAAAATGTTCGACTGCGGCAATGGCCGTTGTGTGGATGAGTCCAGAGTGTGCAACGGGTTTGAAGATTGCGAAAACGGAGCCGACGAGGGACCGCTGTGTAAGACCGCCTGTGATCCCAAATCCGGACAACGCATGTGCCAGAACAAATGTCGTGCCACTCCTTCGGGAGCTGTTTGTTCATGCTTTAACGGCTATAAATTGGATTCAGATCGCCGCACCTGTCTGGATGTCAATGAATGCGAGGAATTGGATCCTTGTGCTCAAGTCTGTGAAAATAACCTGGGCTCATATCGTTGCTCTTGCTATCCGGAATTTATGATGAGACCCGATAAAACTTCCTGCAAGTCCATTGAGAGTGAAAAGTCGCTGCTTTTCTCCACCTACGATGAAGTTCGCAGCATGACTGAGCAACCCATCATGCTGAAAGTGGCCTGGAAGGCCAATGATTCTAAGATCAATGGCTTTGATGTGAACATAAGAACGCGCAAGGGTTATTTTACCACAgatatggaaaatattttatatatggtCGATGTGGATACAGGTATAGTAATGGCGGCCCTGCACGTAGAGATGCCAAGTAAAGTGGCCGTAGATTGGATAACAG GCAACGTCTATGTCATCAGCCGTTCTAGCCAATATCGCATAGAGGTCTGCTCTTTCACCGCTAAAATGTGTGGTGCCCTGGTCAAAATGCAGCCCCATGAAACACTCAAAACTCTGGCCGTAGATGCTTACAATCGCAAATTGTTCTTTGTGATTATGGAAGCTCATGCCTTTGGCAGCCACAAATCTCGCATAGCCTCCACCAGTTTGGATGGTGGCGGTAAACGCGAAACTCTACTTTACAAGGATATGACCTATATTACCACTTTGGCCTGTGATCCTTACAAGAAAGTTCTCTACTATACCGAGTCCATTTCGAAAACTCTGCAGTCCATTAGCTATCGCAATGGGGCCGAACGTACCCCCACCACCTTAATTCACAAAGGAAATGTTGTTATGCATCCTTCCGGTTTGACCTGGTACGAGAATCAGGTTTTCATTGTAAATTTGGGTGCCAAAGAGGCGGTGCACTGTTATTTGTATGGCTCCAAGACATGCAAAGCCTTCAATCTGAACATACTCAATGCCGAAGATATTATGGTGGATGGGATCTCGCGTCAGCCCATGAATAGAAATCCCTGTGTTATGGCCAGATGTCGAGGTATGTGTGTGCTCACAGAGTTTAGCTATGAGTGTATGTGCGGTGATTTCATAGTCAGCGAGAGCAAGGTTTGCGATTCGACCAATGCCATATCCTCCAGTGTTTTGCTTAAGCAGCAATCTTCAGATGGCCACGAAGGAGCGACTTCTCACGTTGGCGTTTTTGTGACACTGATGTTGCTGTTGGCTGCTTTTGCCATTTGTGGCTTGGGGTATTTTTATTATCGTCGCAAAGGGCAGGGCCGTGATTTCATTCGTAACCTGCAATTCCAGAATCCTCTGTCATCAATATTGCCACACTCAAGGGCTTCAAAAACCGCAACCATGGACAGTGGACTCATCAGCAGTGCAACGGGAAGTTCGACAGGCACCACAACTGCTTCGTTCGATGTGGACCACGACAAAATGTATTTCGGCTCCAAGATTCAAAACTTTTTGTCGCGAACAACGTCAAACAATAACACGGAAATTCATCTCGAAACTTCCAAG CCACGCTCCGTTGTCTCAGAGGGACCGTCCGACGCCCTCCTACCAAATATTTTGGTCGAGGACACCTATGATGACATTACACAACCAGATGACATGGTTGGAGGAACCCGGCTTGTACCCTAG